In Candidatus Aminicenantes bacterium, the following are encoded in one genomic region:
- a CDS encoding N-6 DNA methylase translates to MPYSKEQAKGGIGKLVEDFQKNKARLLNQAEAQIENNFIRPLFKYLNWNTTNEGLSVADYEFVVNRTGRGGKRPDYTLQLDGQHLLVMDAKQVKYDMHDPRWLNQVYAYGYSTQNLAPVRRIDFAILTDFEEFVVLDCTLHVNDPKALRNFLVLNWTCDDFVNQFDRLWDLLERENLRRHARTRQSDTPRGLWALALSPRKVKANRMPPDKAFLADMDNDQNGWRVRLAKDMKKLNPAADGALITAAVQLLIDRLIFIKALSDREIEDDYLDQLAATVESDGLDESDSGWFAACGKIFEKLNRFYNGNVFKPRPELEAVTVANKTVRDIIRSLQPENSPYNFAVLPVEILGTIYERFLGRVVRTTEQRVKIEEKPEVRKAGGVYYTPQYIVEYIVKNTVGKLLENCKAPADVSKLKILDPACGSGSFLVGAYAALIDWHIKYFDTKKRLSAADRADAYYDSDGRVRLTARLKRQILLNNLFGVDIDQQAVEVSRFSLSLKALEDTRREELYEERSLFKETVLPDLNDNIKCGNSLIGPDYFSGKMFPDSEELRRVNPFDWQREFPTIFTSGGFDAVIGNPPYIRMEGFKEIKFYLKSKYLSHSDRADIFYYFVEKVTTLLKSNGQLGFILSNTFVRSRAGKSLRSFIVNSLCLETLVDFGDFTPFLGATVYPIIIIAGKSSSKSDLVNFIIQDCDPVSLLPEEQFPVILQLERKSFNDEAWIFESSKTAQLRSKLFSEYPSLLEVYGEVCRGIVSGYNEGFLLSEKERENILTYNNEANKIIKPYVGGKDLDHYYCNWDDTWIIYTPHGIDMSGYPKIIEHLSTFKPELLKRATQQAWYELQQPQEAYVDLFDKPKIIFPDISRYPKFCLDTQGMYFSNTVYFIKSDSLYLLGLLNSKLLWFMIRGLSNALRGGLWRFRLFSGHVERLPIRTIAMSNKNDKTKYDRMLKLVESMLSLQKHKTIAKNQTEKEMIQRQIDATDREIDQIVYELYGLTEKEIKIVENIDS, encoded by the coding sequence ATGCCATACAGCAAAGAGCAAGCTAAGGGCGGAATAGGAAAGCTGGTCGAGGATTTCCAAAAAAACAAGGCGCGCCTCTTGAATCAGGCCGAGGCCCAGATAGAGAACAATTTTATCCGTCCGCTGTTTAAATATCTCAACTGGAACACCACCAATGAGGGCCTGTCCGTCGCTGATTATGAATTCGTCGTCAACCGCACCGGACGCGGGGGCAAGCGCCCCGATTATACCCTGCAGCTTGACGGGCAGCATTTGCTGGTCATGGACGCCAAGCAGGTGAAATACGACATGCACGATCCGCGCTGGTTGAACCAGGTCTATGCCTATGGCTATTCCACCCAGAATTTGGCTCCGGTGCGGCGCATCGACTTCGCCATCCTCACCGATTTCGAGGAATTCGTCGTCCTCGATTGCACGCTGCACGTCAACGATCCAAAGGCGTTGCGCAATTTTCTGGTTCTGAATTGGACTTGCGACGATTTTGTCAACCAGTTCGACCGCCTCTGGGATTTGCTTGAGCGCGAGAACTTGAGGCGCCACGCCCGCACCCGCCAGAGCGACACGCCGCGTGGGCTCTGGGCCCTGGCCCTTTCCCCGCGTAAAGTGAAAGCCAACCGCATGCCGCCGGATAAGGCGTTTCTGGCCGATATGGACAATGACCAGAACGGCTGGCGCGTGCGCCTGGCCAAGGACATGAAAAAGCTCAACCCGGCCGCAGACGGGGCGCTAATTACCGCCGCCGTGCAGTTATTGATTGACCGGCTGATTTTTATCAAAGCTCTTTCCGACCGGGAAATCGAGGACGACTATCTGGACCAGCTTGCCGCAACCGTGGAGAGCGACGGCCTGGACGAGAGCGACAGCGGCTGGTTCGCTGCTTGCGGCAAGATATTTGAAAAATTGAACCGTTTCTACAACGGCAATGTTTTCAAACCCCGCCCGGAACTCGAAGCCGTGACGGTGGCCAACAAAACGGTGCGCGACATCATTCGTTCCCTGCAGCCGGAGAATTCGCCCTATAACTTCGCCGTCCTGCCGGTGGAGATCCTGGGCACGATATACGAGCGCTTCCTGGGACGGGTCGTGCGCACCACCGAGCAGCGGGTAAAGATCGAAGAAAAGCCCGAGGTGCGCAAGGCCGGCGGCGTTTACTACACACCGCAGTACATCGTGGAATATATCGTCAAGAACACGGTAGGCAAATTGCTCGAAAATTGTAAAGCCCCTGCCGATGTCTCCAAACTGAAAATTCTCGATCCGGCTTGCGGTTCGGGCTCGTTCCTGGTCGGCGCCTATGCCGCGCTGATCGACTGGCACATCAAGTATTTCGATACTAAAAAGCGTTTAAGCGCTGCCGATCGCGCCGACGCCTATTACGACAGCGACGGCCGCGTGCGTCTGACCGCCCGCCTCAAGCGTCAGATTTTACTAAACAATTTATTCGGTGTCGATATCGATCAGCAAGCAGTTGAAGTGTCGCGATTTTCTCTTTCTTTGAAAGCACTTGAGGATACCCGACGCGAGGAACTTTACGAGGAGCGGTCGCTCTTCAAGGAGACCGTCCTCCCTGACTTGAATGATAATATCAAGTGTGGCAACAGCTTGATCGGCCCCGATTATTTTTCAGGCAAGATGTTCCCCGATTCGGAAGAGCTGCGCCGGGTCAACCCCTTTGATTGGCAGCGCGAGTTTCCCACCATCTTTACCTCCGGCGGCTTCGATGCCGTAATCGGCAACCCGCCGTATATCCGCATGGAGGGTTTTAAAGAAATCAAATTTTATCTGAAATCGAAATACTTGTCTCATTCGGATCGAGCCGATATTTTTTATTATTTTGTTGAGAAAGTAACAACTTTGCTAAAAAGCAATGGACAACTTGGCTTCATTCTCAGTAATACTTTTGTTCGTTCAAGAGCTGGAAAGTCACTTCGATCATTTATTGTGAATAGTCTATGCTTAGAAACGTTGGTCGATTTTGGCGATTTTACGCCTTTCTTGGGTGCTACCGTATATCCGATTATTATAATTGCTGGGAAATCATCTTCAAAATCTGATCTCGTTAATTTCATTATTCAGGATTGTGATCCAGTCTCTTTACTCCCTGAAGAACAATTTCCAGTCATTTTACAACTCGAACGAAAATCATTTAATGATGAGGCTTGGATTTTTGAATCTTCAAAAACCGCACAACTACGTTCGAAACTTTTTTCAGAATATCCATCTCTTCTTGAGGTCTATGGGGAGGTTTGTAGGGGCATTGTGTCCGGATACAATGAAGGTTTTTTATTATCAGAAAAAGAGAGAGAAAATATTTTAACTTATAACAATGAGGCAAATAAAATAATTAAGCCTTATGTCGGCGGGAAAGATCTAGATCACTATTATTGTAACTGGGATGACACTTGGATTATTTATACACCACATGGAATTGATATGTCAGGTTATCCAAAAATTATTGAGCATCTCAGCACTTTTAAACCAGAACTGTTGAAGCGTGCTACACAACAAGCATGGTACGAGCTTCAGCAGCCACAAGAAGCTTATGTTGATTTATTTGATAAGCCAAAAATTATTTTTCCAGATATTTCCCGCTATCCTAAATTTTGTTTAGATACTCAGGGTATGTATTTTAGCAATACGGTTTATTTTATTAAAAGCGATTCTCTATATCTTCTTGGCTTACTTAATTCCAAGTTACTTTGGTTTATGATTCGTGGTTTAAGTAATGCTTTAAGGGGAGGGTTATGGAGGTTCCGTTTATTCTCTGGTCATGTTGAACGTTTGCCGATTCGCACTATTGCTATGTCTAACAAAAATGATAAAACAAAATATGATCGAATGCTGAAATTGGTTGAATCTATGCTATCACTTCAGAAACACAAAACTATCGCAAAAAATCAAACTGAAAAAGAAATGATCCAGCGCCA
- a CDS encoding isoprenylcysteine carboxylmethyltransferase family protein, with protein sequence MEEEKTLSAAERGQLIRKVVKFFGFSSLILAAMFFLAAGTLNYWQAWVYMAILLVPMFFVVVYFLRKSPDLIERRMRMKEKEPAQKAIIKWSYPFFLAAYIMPGFDRRYGWSAVPPWLVIVADAVVLASYLLFVRVMRENRFLSRVVEVDRKQEVIRTGPYAVVRHPMYAAVMPMYCVGPLALGSFWALLPAAVIPVVLVARIRSEEKVLGRELAGYSEYCQQVKYRLLPGIW encoded by the coding sequence ATGGAAGAAGAAAAGACGCTTTCGGCCGCGGAGCGCGGGCAACTGATCCGCAAGGTCGTCAAGTTCTTCGGCTTTTCCAGCCTCATCCTGGCGGCCATGTTCTTCCTTGCGGCCGGGACGCTGAACTACTGGCAGGCCTGGGTGTACATGGCTATCCTGCTCGTCCCCATGTTCTTCGTGGTCGTCTACTTCCTGAGAAAAAGTCCCGATCTGATCGAGCGGCGGATGCGTATGAAGGAAAAAGAACCGGCGCAGAAGGCCATCATCAAATGGTCCTACCCCTTTTTCCTGGCCGCTTATATTATGCCCGGCTTCGACCGCCGCTACGGCTGGTCGGCCGTCCCGCCCTGGTTGGTCATCGTTGCCGACGCCGTGGTCCTGGCTTCATACTTGCTGTTCGTCCGCGTCATGCGCGAGAATCGCTTCCTGTCGCGGGTGGTTGAGGTCGACCGGAAACAAGAGGTCATCCGCACCGGCCCCTACGCCGTGGTGCGCCATCCCATGTATGCGGCGGTCATGCCCATGTACTGCGTCGGTCCCCTGGCCCTGGGCTCGTTCTGGGCCCTTCTCCCGGCCGCGGTCATCCCCGTCGTCCTCGTGGCCAGGATCCGCAGCGAGGAAAAGGTGCTGGGCCGGGAACTCGCCGGATACAGCGAATACTGCCAGCAGGTGAAATACCGGCTGCTGCCGGGGATCTGGTGA
- a CDS encoding twin-arginine translocation signal domain-containing protein gives MKAPKQTRREFLAYTGCLGAMIGLGAGRLFSSGQAKPAARPETGATCQFRTVAVGHIAELKAWMDKLDQAGHLTANKTWRRYINSFQYAPPLELPGACSLIIMSTPLKNARIVFNAAGQKRTVMIPSGYVDDGLKLADYQNMLYDRGIVARGGKLARARLPLKQLAVRSGLAEYGRNNITYVDGYGSYHQLLAFYSEQRLEDHWGRLKMMPLCKGCSICLDECPTRAIRKSNFVIDAEKCITLYNELPDPLPDWIPAKAHNALVGCLKCQHTCPGNDEVKDSVWDLGEVDEAETALLLEGRADARTEASLRAKLQRIGGGDDLPYIARNLKLVLKAQAGI, from the coding sequence ATGAAAGCCCCCAAGCAAACCAGGCGGGAATTCCTTGCCTACACCGGCTGCCTGGGCGCGATGATCGGCCTGGGCGCAGGCAGGCTTTTCTCGTCCGGCCAAGCGAAGCCGGCCGCGCGGCCAGAGACGGGCGCCACTTGCCAATTCCGCACCGTGGCGGTCGGGCACATCGCCGAGCTCAAAGCCTGGATGGACAAATTGGACCAGGCCGGACACCTGACCGCCAACAAGACCTGGCGCCGCTATATCAACTCGTTTCAATACGCGCCCCCGCTCGAGCTGCCCGGCGCTTGCTCGCTGATCATCATGTCCACGCCGCTGAAGAATGCCCGAATCGTCTTCAATGCCGCCGGCCAAAAGCGTACCGTCATGATCCCCAGCGGTTACGTCGATGACGGCCTGAAGCTGGCCGACTATCAAAACATGCTGTACGACCGCGGCATCGTCGCCAGGGGGGGTAAATTGGCCCGGGCCAGGCTGCCCTTGAAGCAGCTGGCGGTACGCAGCGGTTTGGCCGAATACGGCAGGAACAATATCACCTATGTCGACGGTTACGGAAGCTACCATCAATTGCTGGCATTTTACAGCGAGCAGCGCCTGGAGGACCACTGGGGTCGGCTGAAGATGATGCCCCTGTGCAAGGGCTGCTCCATCTGCCTGGACGAATGCCCCACCCGGGCCATCCGTAAAAGCAATTTCGTCATCGACGCCGAAAAATGCATCACGCTGTACAACGAACTGCCCGATCCGCTGCCCGACTGGATCCCGGCCAAAGCCCACAACGCGCTGGTCGGCTGCCTGAAATGCCAGCACACCTGCCCGGGAAATGACGAGGTGAAAGACAGCGTCTGGGACCTCGGCGAAGTCGATGAAGCCGAAACCGCGCTGCTGCTCGAGGGCCGGGCCGATGCCAGAACGGAGGCGTCGCTGCGCGCCAAGTTGCAGCGTATCGGCGGCGGCGACGACCTTCCCTACATCGCCCGTAATCTCAAACTGGTCCTGAAGGCCCAGGCCGGTATCTGA